Within Flagellimonas maritima, the genomic segment TAGATTGCCGACAGAAACCGAATGGGAATATGCCGCACAAGCACTTGTTGGGTCTAGGGAATATAATAACTATAGGGGGAGAAAAAAATATCCATGGGAAGGTGACTACACCAGAAATGGTCAGCGCGTAGGTCGTGGAGATCAATTGGCAAACTTTAAACAAGCCAAAGGTGATTACGGCGGAATTGCGGGATGGTCAGACGACGGTGCCGACATTACTGGACAGGTACAATCATACAAACCCAATGATTTTGGTCTTTATGATATGGCAGGTAACGTCTCTGAATGGGTTGCCGATGTATATCGTCCAATAGTAGATGACGAAATAAGCGATTTCAATTACTATCGTGGAAACGTCTTTATGAAGAAAGCAATCGGCGAGGATGGAAAGGTTCAAATATTACGTGACTCTATTTTGTATGACACATTGCCCAATGGCAAAATTATAGCACTCAACCTTCCAGGTGAAATAAAAGAAATTCCTGTTGGTGACGAAGAAACATACTTGAGAACAAACTTCTCCAAGAGTGATAACAGAGGCTACAGAGATGGTGACCCAGGTTCATCTAGATTCTTTCAGAGATTTAGTGATGAGTCTGACAATAGAAAAATGTATGATTCACCAAAACATAAAGTTGAACGTGATTCTACGGGTAAAATCCTTCGACAATACGATACGTCCAACTATAGGACTTCATTGATAAATGATGAGGTTCGCGTTTACAAAGGCGGTTCGTGGAGAGATAGAGCATTTTGGTTAGACCCTGCTCAACGTAGGTACCTGCCACAATATATGGCCACTGACGACATTGGATTTAGATGTGCTATGTCTCGAGTAGGTTCCAAGTCCAAAAGCAAGAACAAAACTATCCGGCACAAAAAAGCCAAATAGATACCGCAAGAATTTATTAAAAGCCCTGATTAAAATCAGGGCTTTTTTTTATCTTCGATTTATGACATTGGAACAGCTTCATACGCTTTTTTTAAAGCACCCAACCGTTTGCACGGACACCAGAAAAATAACCAAAGGGTGTATTTTTTTCGCATTAAAAGGCCCCAAATTTAATGGAAATACTTTTGCAGATGAAGCCATCAAAAATGGAGCAGAATATGTTGTAATTGATGAAGAAAAATATAAAAAATCCGACAAGCATCTATTGTTCAGTGATGTTTTGGAAACCCTTCAAAAACTTTCCACCTTCCACAGAAACCATAGTTCGGCAAAAGTAATTTCCCTTACTGGCAGCAATGGTAAAACGACCACGAAGGAATTGATCAATGTGGTACTTTCAAAAAAATACAGGACCATCGCTACACAAGGAAACTTAAACAATCACATAGGCGTTCCTCTAACATTATTGTCCATAAAGCCAGATACCGAAATAGCCATAGTCGAGATGGGTGCAAACCATCAAAGAGAAATAGCATTCTTAAGCAGTATAGCGCAACCTGATTTCGGTTACATCACAAACTTTGGAAAAGCACATTTAGAAGGTTTTGGCGGAGTAGAAGGAGTCATTAAAGGCAAAAGCGAGCTTTATGACTATCTAATTTTAAATAATAAATATGTCTTTTTAAATGCTGATGATTCCATTCAAAAACGAAAGTTGGAACTTTACACTAAAAAAATTGGCTTCAGCATAGAGGACCATCAATACTACATTATCAAATTCTTGGGCGCAAATCCATTTGTTATTATCGAATTTGAAAATGAAAAGGTCGAAACCCAACTGATCGGCAAGTATAATTTTTCCAATTGTTGCGCAGCAATTTTAATGGGAAAATATTTTAATGTTTCTATAGAGGATATCAAAAATGCAATTGAGTCTTATCGACCACAAAATAACCGTTCTCAAATTATTGATAAAAAAGACCTTAGGATTATTTTAGATGCATATAATGCCAATCCTTCCAGCATGAAAGTCGCCTTGGAGAATTTTGAAATTGTCGATGCACCCAAGAAATACTTATTTCTTGGTGATATGTTTGAGTTGGGCAAGGACGCGGAAAAAGAACACCAGGCCATCGTGGATTATATAAAAGAACTTGGTTTTACTGATGTCTACCTTATCGGGGAGAATTTTTCAAAAACCCAAACCCTTTTCAAAAAATTTAATTCTTTTGAAGATTTGAAGAAAAACATCAATACAACTTCTCTGGATAGAGGAAATGTTTTGATAAAGGGGTCTCGTGGAATGGCCCTTGAAAGAATTTTGGAGTTCCTATAACAGGTCATCCTCATGGATCAATATTTTTAAAAAAATATAATATTGAAATGATTCCCTCCTTTTTTCGACATAACAGTTGAACAATAACTGAAATCATGGAAAAAAGTATCATAGTTTTTGACGGGGAATGCAATCTATGCAATGGAGTAGTGGGGTGGCTGCTTAAATTTGCGCCGGAAGACATCTTTCATTTTGTTCCTTTCCAATCTCCTAAAGGCCAAGAATTGTTAAAGAAACATGGCTTTTCAACAAGACAACTTGAAACTGTAATTCTTTTTGATAAAAACGGAAAACACACACACTCCGATGGTTTCTTAAAAATCATTTCCAAAATACCCAAATGGAAATTAGTGGCGGCCCTTCTAGCTTTTGTCCCAAGAATTATTAGGGACACTATCTACAACATGGCATCCAAGAACAGGGTAAAATGGTTTGGAAAATCCAGAACCTGTACAGTAAGTTTTAAGTAGGGAAGTGGGATATACTGGATTCGAACCAGTGACCTCTGCCCTGTCAAGGCAGCGCTCTAAACCAACTGAGCTAATATCCCTTCATAAAAGTGCCGCAATATCGTAAAAAAGTTACCAATCTCCATATTCTGCGGAATTCTTTTGTGTTTCATGAAGCGTAATATGCAATAACTGCTCTTTTTGGAGTTTTGGTCTCAAAATGTCATAAATTATTTTGACAAAATACTCTGTTGTTGGTAAAATTTCATCAAATTCAGGACAATCTATATTTAGGTTCTTATGGTCGAACCTATCTTCAACTTCTTCTTTGATTAGTATGCCCAATACAGCCAAATCCATAACAAATCCTGTATCTGGATTCACCTCTCCCCTAATCCTTACCTCTAAATCAAAATTATGCCCATGGTAGTTAGGGCTATTGCACTTTCCAAAAACTTCAATATTTTTTGCATCGCTCCAATTGGGATTATGCAACCTATGTGCTGCATTAAAATGGGCTTTTCTACAAATCGTCGCAATCATTTCACAAAAATAGAAAAAGCCTTAGTTATACAAAGGCTATAAATGACTTTCAAAAAAATATATGTGCTGATAAAGCTTTTATTCCTTTCTTATTTCTACGTAATAGTTAAATATTTTAATCAAATCTTGCTCCAAATCAAACTTTAATTTTTCTTCTTTTACCAATTTTTCAATCTTGGCAAAGTATTTCCCAAAAAATAATTTGAGTGCTTTCTTTTTTTGTGGGACTTTGATTAACCCACTATATTCTTCATTTTTTCTAAAGGAAACATAAAAAACATCTTCCAATGGTATAAATTTAGCAGGTACAGCTTTTTCATAGCTACTTTTTATAGGTTTCGCTTCCTGAAATTTTATTCTGGACCTTTTAAAAAGGATGAACTTTTGATTTTGATGAAGCTGCTCAAAAATTCCATTTTTTACCTGTTTATTATCATCCTGAAAATCTTTAGTCAAGAAAATTCTGTTTGATCCATCCAATAACGTTACCGAATAAGTTTTGTTTTTGGATAATCCCATTATCTCGCTTTCACTTTTCTTCAGCTCAATGATATGTTCCAAAACATCAAATCGTACCAAATGAGTAGTTTTGATAGTATTTATTTTAGCTGGTCTAAACTCATCAAAAAGATATTTAGAACCTTCTACATTATCATATTTAGTATTGTTTAAATGTATAAAAAAGTCAAGCTCATTTAAACCTTCAGCACTATTCTGTACTATTTGGCATTGCAGGGATGTTAAAAAAAGTATGCTCGTCACATATGATATAATCTTTTTCATTTACAGTTATGAATTTAAAAACCACCATTAGTATGCACAAATGGTGGCTTTACAGTTTAGTTAGTCATTTTTTTAAAAGTTACCCGGGTTTTGAGTTATGTTGGGATTGTTGGTGAGTTCATCATCCACAATGGGGAAAATCACCTTATCCGCTCCTGGTGCTGATTCTGCGCCACCTGCAGGGCGCAAATTTCTATCGTTTCTTAAAAGGTCCATTCTTCTGAGTCCTTCAAAACAAAACTCCTTTCTCCTTTCCAAAAGAATGGCATCCAAATCCACAGTAACCAAAGCAGGTAATCCTGCCCTGGCTCTTACGGTATTAACATCGTTCAAAGGGGTATCACCAATGGCAGTACCACCTCTTAAATTAGCTTCTGCACGCATAAGGTACATATCAGCCATGCGCAAGACCATTCCATCTGAAGCGTTATTTACAATATCTGGATATTTTGTAGTGAAGAATGTGTCATTTCCACCGGCATCCGTCGCAGCTTGAGATAATTCGGCAAATCTTCTATCGCCAGGTTCGCCAGCGAAAACATCCAATAAATCTTGACTAAAGGGAGCATCTCCCCTTCCGCCGGGAGCAGGATTATAAAAGTTCACGTAAACTTCATCCGATCCTGGAACAGATTCATCTTGTGGCCCATCTGTAGGTGTATTGATTACGGAAAAAATGTTTTCGGGCGAGGTTGGATTATCATCATAAAAATCAAAATCTGGGGCTAAGGCATACTCCCCCGAGCTGATTACCTGATCTGCTAAATTGGCTGCACTTGCCCAATCTTCTCGATATAGGTAAAGCCTTGCAAGAAGACCTCTTGCCGCTCCAGCTTCTGCGCGTTCCCCATTATCTTCAGGCAAACTTGCCACAGCATCCAAAAGGTCCTGTTCAATGAGCGCATGAACCTCATTTACCGTAGAGCGCTCTAATTGAAATTCAGAAATATCCACTTCCGGTGCATAGGGAACCAAAACCAAAGGGACTCCCAAATTACTGCCACCACTTACTTGAAATGGTTGTGCAAAATGATTGACCAGTGTAAAATAGGTCAATGCCCTCAAAAATTTTGCCTCACCAATAAACTGTGCTTTCTCTGTTTCGGATAAATCCAGTAAATCTATATCTGGAAGGTTAACTATGATATTGTTTGCAGCTCCAATAAGCTCGTATCCATCCAACCAAATATTATCTATGGTCGTGTTTGTAGCCAATGTTTCAAACTGGTCTATTTCCTGTAAACTGGTAAAACTCCCCACAAAATTTACATCATCGGCCATAAAATCCGAAATCAATTGAGGGTTTCCGTTTAAATCCCCACTTTGATTCTTACTGTAAATACCGACGACCGCTCCATTAATTGATCCTCTTGTATCAAAAACTGTTTCAATCTCTACACTATCCTCGGGAACAACGTCTAAACGATCTTCACAAGCAAAGAAAATGCCTATACCCAAGAAAATTATTATTGCTTTATATATTTTCATTTCTATTGTTATTAAAAAGTTAGTCTAGCTCCAATTAAATATGATTTTGCCTGTGGTGCGGTAAAGAAAGATTCTCCTTGAAACCTTGGGTCAATATCATCAGTAACTTCTGGGTCTATTCCCTTCATTTCATCTTTTTTGAGTGTGAATAAATTGGTGGCCGTAGCATAGAACCTTATTCCAGAGAAAAGTCCCCCCAATTTTTCCAAAGCTTGTTCCGGCATGTTGTAACCCAACGTCACGTTTTTAACACGCAAATAAGATGCATCCAATTGCTGTTGTGTGGACCGTTGGTTGAAGGGATTGAATGTTGAGCTGTTGGGGCTTGGCAGAAAGGCATTGTCCCCTGGTTGCCTCCAAATATTCAGATTTTGCTTTCTAACATTTACTATCCCTCCAATGGCATCGGCGCCGTCCGCAAACCTTAGACCATCAATGACAACATCGTTTCCATAGGAATAATTCATAAGTACGGAAAGGTCAAAATCCTTAAAACGGAATGAATTTGTCATCCCCCCAGAAAAGTCCGGTAAAGGACTTCCAGTGACTACACGATCTCCAGAATTTGGTGTCGTCGTAATATTTCCGTTAACATCCAACCATTCTGCATCGCCTGTTTGCGAATTGATACCTACATACCTGATCAGGAAGAAATTATTTAAAGACTCGCCTTCAATTGCTCTCTGTATCGGCCCGTCTATGATTTTTCTTCCTTGTGCATCCGTGGCGGCATCCTCATTCAATTGTGTAATGGTATTTTCTATGGTGGTAATGTTAAAACTGGTTCTCCATTCAAAATCTTCAGTTAAAACATTGATACTGCTTACATCGAATTCCCATCCTTTATTTTCCAATTCCCCAATATTCCTACTTATAAATCGGAGTCCTGTTTGTGGAGGAAGCACTTGATTCAATAGAAGATCGCTCGTAGTTTTTTTGAAATATGACATGTTAAAGTTCAGTCTACCATTTAAAAAAGTAGATTTTAATCCTATATCCAATGTCTCACTTTCCTCCCACTTTAAATCTGGGTTTGGAGGTTGGTTGGGAACCACGCCCGACTCACCATTATAATCTCCAAATGCTCCTGCATTAAAAAGTCCCAAAGATGGGAAAGTGCCCAATCGGTCATTACCTACGGTTCCAATACTTGCCCTTAGTGAAAGGTAGTCTACAAAAGAGACATCATCCATAAAAGATTCATCAGAAATTATCCATCCCGCAGCAACGGACCAGAAGTATCCAAAACGATTATTGACACCAAAACGAGAAGAACCATCCCTTCTAAGTGAGCCCTCTACCAAATACCTGCCTTTATAATCGTACGAAGCTCTTGAGAAAAGTCCAAATAGTCTTGATGGGAAACGATCTCCATTTAATACTGATGGTGTTGAACCAGAGCCTAAATTTCTAAGACCGTCCGTTAAAAACCCTGTAGATGATACGTTGAGTCGTGTTCTTAAGGTTTCTTCGTAATTGAGTCCCAATAATATATTAAGGCTATGGTCCTCGCCCAGATTTGGTGTATAATTAAGAGTTTGGTTGGTCAACCATCTTTCTTCCCTTACACTTACCACTTGACCGAGACCGCCCGGCGTATTGAATTCTGCTTCTCTGGTGGTTTCTTCTACACTAAGCCAATCCATTCCAAATTCTGAACGCCAAGTAAGACCTTCAAAAGGAGTTATTTCAGTAAATGCATTACCGATAACCCTAAAGGTCTTGAGCTCTCTATCATCTAAAGCTACCCTAGCAAATATATTGGGAATGAAAGACCCCGACTGCAAAAAATTACCTTCATCATCGAACGCACGCACTACAGGACTTTGAAGAAAAGCAGTTGTGAATGGGGCATCGATTTCATTTTCAACAAAAACCCTTGCCAGGCGATTGTTGGTTATCCCCAGATTCATTCCTGCCTTTAGCCAATTTGTAACATCAGAATCTATATTTATTCTAGCTCCAGTACGCTGTTGATCGTTACCTATTACAAATCCTTGTGCATCCTGAAAATCCAAACCAAAGAAGTACGACGTTTTCTCGCCTCCGCCTCTAACGCCCAGATTATAGTTTTGGGATATTCCAGTGCGCTGTACACCTTCCAGCCAATCCGTACCGCCAGAACCAATCGCGCCCAATCCTAAATCTTCCGGAGTTGTTAAGGTCCCGTTTTGGATGGTTGCTATTTCTGATTTCCATTGCCTGAATTCATCAGCCGACAAAATATCCGGAACATCGGTTGATTCTGAAAATTGTGTACTTATATCCAAAGTAAGCTGTGCCTTGGAGTTACGTCTACCCTTTTTAGTCGTTATCAATACAACACCGTTTGCTCCTCTTGACCCATAAATAGACGTTGCACCGGCATCCTTTAATACAGTAAGGGATTCAATATCATTTGGATTAACATAGGAAAGTGGATTAATGTCGGTATTGCCACCTCTGTTCAATGTATTTCCTTCTGTATCCGTAATGGGAACTCCGTCAATCACAATCAACGGTTGACTACCTGAATTTATGGAGTTTACCCCCCTTACCCTAATGACAGCAGCAGATCCTAAAACCCCTGAAGCATTTACAATTTGTGTACCTGCACTTTGTCCTTGCAACAACTGATCTGCAGAAACTACTTGCAAGTTCTCGATAGCCTCTTCCTTTACTATTCCAACGTTCTGAATGATTTTTCTTTCTTCTTGATTGCCGTAACCGATCACTACAACTTCTTCCAATTGTGAAGCATCTTCCTCCATTTGGATGTCTATAGTGCTTTGACCTCCAATGGTACGTTGTACGGTTCTTTGTCCTAAGTACGTGAACACCAATACTTGTCCTTCACTGGCATTGATGGTATAGTTGCCATCAAAATCGGATTGGGTTCCATTGGCCGTGCCCTCTACCACAATGTTTACACCAGGCAGGGGCATTCCGCCTTGGTCCGTTATAGTACCTGTGATTGTTTTTTCTTGGGAATGTGCAAATGCCATAAAAAATAGCATAACAAAAAATGTCCCAAATAGCTTTTTTACTTTCATAGAATTAAAAGTTTTGTTAGTAATTAATGAGTTAGCGCAACTGAGAAAGGAAGGCGGGAGAAGGTTTTTGATAGCTAATTCAAATAATACTCCCTAGTACGAAAACAAAACTTAATGGAAAGTTTCTATTTATATGGTAGCAAGGCATCTCACCGCCTTACCTTTACAATTGCAACCACAAAACAATCATATAAGCGTTCCGTGAAGGTTCTGCCCGATAAGGGTTTACGTAAGAAATATTCGGGATGCTTTACCTATTTTCGGATAAATCGATAAGATATACTATCATTAAAATATTATCCATAAAAATGTAATTTAGGTGTTTAAGTATAGCTGTTTACAGTAAATTTCTTTGAGCCAATAAAAAATATGAGATTATCTAATGCAATAACCTACTCGTTCATAGGAATTTTCCTTTATCTATTTTCTAGTTGTGATATTCAAAACACAGGTGAAACGGTGACGATTGCAGCAGCGGCAAACATGAGGTATCCTTTGAAGGAACTCACGAAAGCTTTTACAAAAGAAACAGGAATAAAATGCAATTTGGTAATAAGTTCGTCGGGTACCTTAACTGCACAGATAAAACAAGGAGCGCCTTACGATATTTTTGTTTCTGCCGATACAACATATCCAGAAGAAATATGGGAAAGCGGATTAACTGAAAAACCTCCTAAAATTTATGCCTATGGAAAATTGGTGCTCTGGACCATGAAATCAGGCATAAAACCAGCTATATCCATGCTAAAAAATGACTCGATAAGCCATATCGCCATAGCCAATCCTAAAATTGCACCTTACGGTAGGGCGGCAATATCCGTTTTAAACCATTACAAGCTTTTGGATGAAGTTGAAGACAAATTGGTTTATGGGGAAAGTATATCACAGACAAATCAGTTCATATTATCAACTTCTGCACAATTGGGGTTTACAGCTATGTCCGTTGTATTGGCACCAGAATTGAAGAAGAAAGGCACTTGGGTTGAGCTGGAAAATAACCTTTATGAACCGATAGCACAAAGCGCAGTGCAGATAATCCATAAAGAGGTCAATAAAGAATCGGCCGAGTCGTTCTATGATTTCTTATTTAGTAAGAAAGCCAGGGAAATTTTAGAAAACTTCGGATATTCGGTGAATGAATAGCTTAAATGGACATATAACCCATATAAAAGTGAATGGTAGTCTATCATTGGTTACAATTGGTTTGGGCAAAAATGCAACAATACAAAGTATTGTTATAGAAACTCCAAAAACAGCACCTTATCTACAAACGGGCAAACCAGTAAAGGTTTTCTTTAAAGAGACTGAAGTGATTATAGGCAATAACGAAAATCATGCTATCACACTTCAAAATAGAATTCTTGGAACTATTAAAGAAATTGAAAAAGGAACGCTGTTGAGCAAAGTTTCAATCGATTCCGATGCTGGAAAACTTATCTCTGTTATAAGTACCGATTCTTGCGAATATTTAAATTTAAAAAAGGGTGATATGGTTTTTGCTATGGTCAAGTTGAACGAAATCATGCTTTCGGAATGATAGATTGGAATCCATTGTTGTTAACTTTTGAGCTGGCAATTGCAACTACTGTAATTTTGTTGATTCTATCCATTCCCTTGGCCTATTGGCTTTCCAATACTAAAACCCGTTTTAAAGCAATAGTGGAAACTTTGGTAAGCATGCCGCTGGTTTTACCTCCAACGGTTATAGGATTTTATTTTTTAATGGCCTTTAGCCCGAACAATTTTTTTGGTGAATGGATCAATGAATGGTTAGGGATTACATTGGTTTTTTCATTTCCTGGACTGGTTATCGCCTCTATAATTTACAGCTTACCATTTATGGTCCATCCCATTCAATCGGGACTTTCAAATCTACCCAAATCCATACAGGAAGCGGCCTACGTTATGGGAAAATCAAAATTGACGACCCTTTTCAGAATACAACTCCCAAACATTAAAACGTCCTTGCTTACCGGAATCGTACTTTCCTTTGCCCATACAGTTGGAGAGTTTGGTGTGGTCCTGATGATTGGTGGAAATATACCTGGAAGGACAAAAGTGGCTTCCATTGCCATTTATGATGAAGTGGAAGCGCTCAATTATGAAGCTGCGAACCTATATTCCATTATACTGTTTGCAATAACTTTTTGTATTCTACTAGCTGTTTATTTGAAAACTGGAAAACATCTGAATAAACTAGGAAGATGATTGAACTGGATATTGATAAAAAATTACATGCAGCCGATGGAGAAATGAATCTTGGACTTCATTTCTCCATTGAAAAGGGTAAATTGATTACGCTTTATGGAGAGTCAGGTGCAGGAAAAACATCAACGTTAAGGTTATTATCCGGATTAATGAAACCGGACAAAGGGAAAATCATCGTAAAAGGAAAAACATGGTTTGATTCTGATAAAAAAACCAATCTCCCCCCACAAAAAAGGAAAATAGGCTACGTGTTCCAAGATTATGCCTTGTTCCCAAACATGACTGTATATAAAAACCTTGAGTTTACATTAAGCAAAGGTCAAGACAAGAAGAAAGTATCCGACCTGATTGAAATTATGGAACTAGGTGAACTCCAATATAGAAAACCCGAAACTTTGTCAGGTGGCCAAAAACAACGTGTAGCTTTGGCAAGGGCATTGGTCGAACAGCCTGAAATTTTGTTGTTGGATGAGCCATTGGCCGCATTGGATATTAAAATTCGCTTAAAACTACAGGACTATATTCTAAAAGTGCACCGCGAATTCAATCTAACTACCCTGCTCATAAGCCATGATATTGGTGAAATCAATAAGCTATCAGACCATGTTATTTTTTTGGAAAAAGGAAAAGTCGTCCGCCAAGGAAATCCAGATGACCTTTTTATAAACAGAAATATAAGCGGCAAATTTAAGTTTACGGGCGAAATTCTCAAGATTGAAAAACAAGAAATAGTCAATATTGCTACGGTTCTTATACAATCCAGTGTTGTAAAAGTCATTGTTCTAGATTCTGAAATTCAACAATTGCGTGTTGGTGATAAAGTCATGGTTGCCACTAAAGCATTCAATCCTATTCTCTATAAAGTTGAAATCTAGATTAGTTGACCGAACTCTTGCGAACCTTCAAAAAATCATCTTGAAAAAAAAGCTCGCCGAAGTTTTTTTTAAGTGAAAACTTCGGCGAGCGAAGGTGGGCGCGAAGGGATTCGAACCCCTGACCCTCCCGATGTAAAATCGGGATGTCCTGAAACACTACTTCCCTATTAATTTTTCGATCATCTTGCGGCTCTTCCATCGCTTGATCTGCTTTTCCCTTGACATGGCCTCGGTCTTAGAAACGAACCCTTCGACGAACTTGATCTCCCAGTCCTTTGCCCTGCCCGTAAACCCTTTATGGAACTGGTTGTGCTTTATAAGGCGGGCTTCCAGGTTTTCGGTATACCCGATATAGAACTTATCGAGGACCCGTGAATATAATATATAGGTGTAGAACATCGTGTAAAGGAAAAGGCCTCCCATACATGGGAAGCCTTTGTGGGCGCGAAGGGATTCGAACCCCTGACCCTCCCGATGTAAAATCGGGATGTCCTGAAACACTACTTCCCTATTAATTTTTCGATCATCTTGCGGCTCTTCCATCGCTTGATCTGCTTTTCCCTTGACATGGCCTCGGTCTTAGAAACGAACCCTTCGACGAACTTGATCTCCCAGTCCTTTGCCCTGCCCGTAAACCCTTTATGGAACTAGTTGTGCT encodes:
- the gldJ gene encoding gliding motility lipoprotein GldJ; amino-acid sequence: MKKHFIKVVLSCAIIVGGFSSCKNSSSSSKNVSRATGWKINAKEGGFQYNSDFKEQETPPGTVFIEGGTFTKGKVQDDIMHDWNNTATQQHVQSFYMDETEVTNVMYLEYLDYLKAVYPPENPNYKNIYTGALPDTLVWRNRLGFNETMTNNYLRHPAYAEYPVVGVNWIQATQYAEWRTDRVNEAMLEREGYLAEDAKYKAMNGEIEGTFSTEAYLNNPESVYNGQIDSLQGKNKKDSISVFAKRTSGVIMPEYRLPTETEWEYAAQALVGSREYNNYRGRKKYPWEGDYTRNGQRVGRGDQLANFKQAKGDYGGIAGWSDDGADITGQVQSYKPNDFGLYDMAGNVSEWVADVYRPIVDDEISDFNYYRGNVFMKKAIGEDGKVQILRDSILYDTLPNGKIIALNLPGEIKEIPVGDEETYLRTNFSKSDNRGYRDGDPGSSRFFQRFSDESDNRKMYDSPKHKVERDSTGKILRQYDTSNYRTSLINDEVRVYKGGSWRDRAFWLDPAQRRYLPQYMATDDIGFRCAMSRVGSKSKSKNKTIRHKKAK
- a CDS encoding UDP-N-acetylmuramoyl-tripeptide--D-alanyl-D-alanine ligase, producing the protein MTLEQLHTLFLKHPTVCTDTRKITKGCIFFALKGPKFNGNTFADEAIKNGAEYVVIDEEKYKKSDKHLLFSDVLETLQKLSTFHRNHSSAKVISLTGSNGKTTTKELINVVLSKKYRTIATQGNLNNHIGVPLTLLSIKPDTEIAIVEMGANHQREIAFLSSIAQPDFGYITNFGKAHLEGFGGVEGVIKGKSELYDYLILNNKYVFLNADDSIQKRKLELYTKKIGFSIEDHQYYIIKFLGANPFVIIEFENEKVETQLIGKYNFSNCCAAILMGKYFNVSIEDIKNAIESYRPQNNRSQIIDKKDLRIILDAYNANPSSMKVALENFEIVDAPKKYLFLGDMFELGKDAEKEHQAIVDYIKELGFTDVYLIGENFSKTQTLFKKFNSFEDLKKNINTTSLDRGNVLIKGSRGMALERILEFL
- a CDS encoding thiol-disulfide oxidoreductase DCC family protein → MEKSIIVFDGECNLCNGVVGWLLKFAPEDIFHFVPFQSPKGQELLKKHGFSTRQLETVILFDKNGKHTHSDGFLKIISKIPKWKLVAALLAFVPRIIRDTIYNMASKNRVKWFGKSRTCTVSFK
- a CDS encoding 6-carboxytetrahydropterin synthase, producing the protein MIATICRKAHFNAAHRLHNPNWSDAKNIEVFGKCNSPNYHGHNFDLEVRIRGEVNPDTGFVMDLAVLGILIKEEVEDRFDHKNLNIDCPEFDEILPTTEYFVKIIYDILRPKLQKEQLLHITLHETQKNSAEYGDW
- a CDS encoding RagB/SusD family nutrient uptake outer membrane protein, which encodes MKIYKAIIIFLGIGIFFACEDRLDVVPEDSVEIETVFDTRGSINGAVVGIYSKNQSGDLNGNPQLISDFMADDVNFVGSFTSLQEIDQFETLATNTTIDNIWLDGYELIGAANNIIVNLPDIDLLDLSETEKAQFIGEAKFLRALTYFTLVNHFAQPFQVSGGSNLGVPLVLVPYAPEVDISEFQLERSTVNEVHALIEQDLLDAVASLPEDNGERAEAGAARGLLARLYLYREDWASAANLADQVISSGEYALAPDFDFYDDNPTSPENIFSVINTPTDGPQDESVPGSDEVYVNFYNPAPGGRGDAPFSQDLLDVFAGEPGDRRFAELSQAATDAGGNDTFFTTKYPDIVNNASDGMVLRMADMYLMRAEANLRGGTAIGDTPLNDVNTVRARAGLPALVTVDLDAILLERRKEFCFEGLRRMDLLRNDRNLRPAGGAESAPGADKVIFPIVDDELTNNPNITQNPGNF
- a CDS encoding SusC/RagA family TonB-linked outer membrane protein produces the protein MKVKKLFGTFFVMLFFMAFAHSQEKTITGTITDQGGMPLPGVNIVVEGTANGTQSDFDGNYTINASEGQVLVFTYLGQRTVQRTIGGQSTIDIQMEEDASQLEEVVVIGYGNQEERKIIQNVGIVKEEAIENLQVVSADQLLQGQSAGTQIVNASGVLGSAAVIRVRGVNSINSGSQPLIVIDGVPITDTEGNTLNRGGNTDINPLSYVNPNDIESLTVLKDAGATSIYGSRGANGVVLITTKKGRRNSKAQLTLDISTQFSESTDVPDILSADEFRQWKSEIATIQNGTLTTPEDLGLGAIGSGGTDWLEGVQRTGISQNYNLGVRGGGEKTSYFFGLDFQDAQGFVIGNDQQRTGARINIDSDVTNWLKAGMNLGITNNRLARVFVENEIDAPFTTAFLQSPVVRAFDDEGNFLQSGSFIPNIFARVALDDRELKTFRVIGNAFTEITPFEGLTWRSEFGMDWLSVEETTREAEFNTPGGLGQVVSVREERWLTNQTLNYTPNLGEDHSLNILLGLNYEETLRTRLNVSSTGFLTDGLRNLGSGSTPSVLNGDRFPSRLFGLFSRASYDYKGRYLVEGSLRRDGSSRFGVNNRFGYFWSVAAGWIISDESFMDDVSFVDYLSLRASIGTVGNDRLGTFPSLGLFNAGAFGDYNGESGVVPNQPPNPDLKWEESETLDIGLKSTFLNGRLNFNMSYFKKTTSDLLLNQVLPPQTGLRFISRNIGELENKGWEFDVSSINVLTEDFEWRTSFNITTIENTITQLNEDAATDAQGRKIIDGPIQRAIEGESLNNFFLIRYVGINSQTGDAEWLDVNGNITTTPNSGDRVVTGSPLPDFSGGMTNSFRFKDFDLSVLMNYSYGNDVVIDGLRFADGADAIGGIVNVRKQNLNIWRQPGDNAFLPSPNSSTFNPFNQRSTQQQLDASYLRVKNVTLGYNMPEQALEKLGGLFSGIRFYATATNLFTLKKDEMKGIDPEVTDDIDPRFQGESFFTAPQAKSYLIGARLTF
- the modA gene encoding molybdate ABC transporter substrate-binding protein — protein: MRLSNAITYSFIGIFLYLFSSCDIQNTGETVTIAAAANMRYPLKELTKAFTKETGIKCNLVISSSGTLTAQIKQGAPYDIFVSADTTYPEEIWESGLTEKPPKIYAYGKLVLWTMKSGIKPAISMLKNDSISHIAIANPKIAPYGRAAISVLNHYKLLDEVEDKLVYGESISQTNQFILSTSAQLGFTAMSVVLAPELKKKGTWVELENNLYEPIAQSAVQIIHKEVNKESAESFYDFLFSKKAREILENFGYSVNE
- a CDS encoding TOBE domain-containing protein, with protein sequence MNSLNGHITHIKVNGSLSLVTIGLGKNATIQSIVIETPKTAPYLQTGKPVKVFFKETEVIIGNNENHAITLQNRILGTIKEIEKGTLLSKVSIDSDAGKLISVISTDSCEYLNLKKGDMVFAMVKLNEIMLSE